One window from the genome of Oryza glaberrima chromosome 3, OglaRS2, whole genome shotgun sequence encodes:
- the LOC127767050 gene encoding BTB/POZ domain-containing protein NPY3-like yields the protein MKFMKLGSNPDTFQDDGNEVSIVATELVSDVTVRIGTTKFYLHKFPLLSKCARFQKMIPTTGDENIEIHIHDIPGGAKAFEICAKFCYGMIVTLNAYNVIAARCAAEYLEMHETVDKGNLIYKIEVFLSSSIFRSWKDSIIVLGTTKAHLPWSEDLKLVSHCIDSIASKASTDTSKVEWSYSYNRKKLPTENGLDLEWNGVKKQQFVPHDWWVEDLADLDIDSYKQVITAIKTKGMVPKDVIGEAIKAYTYKKLPSLSKVSMVHGDAKVRAMLVTITCLLPSEKGSVSCSFLLKLLKATNLLKCGELCRKELMKRIGRQLDEASVSDLLIPTVDGETTVYDIDMILSIVEEFVRQDSKNAQKHNGGEVDSHVQAPSASMIKVAKVVDGYLAEVAKDPNTPILKFIHLAETMSINSRPVHDGLYRAIDMYLKEHPSLGKNEKKKLCSLMDCKKLSPDACAHAVQNERLPLRTVVQVLYHEQTRASAAVTIRADSICVGSYESSRSGATTNTEDEWDGVMAVEDLSLSTKTTTKLDGAANSHCSNGKATKGGASTPKKAAHRKTTTVPTGKGQSGERSSSDSSDSAILQKLELPKRTPSRSTKPAAV from the exons ATGAAATTCATGAAGCTTGGATCGAACCCGGATACTTTTCAGGATGATGGCAATGAAGTCAG CATTGTGGCAACTGAATTAGTGAGCGATGTCACTGTTCGCATAGGGACTACAAAGTTTTACCTTCACAAG TTCCCACTTCTGTCCAAGTGCGCTCGCTTTCAGAAGATGATCCCAACTACTGGTGATGAAAACATTGAGATTCACATCCATGATATTCCTGGTGGCGCCAAGGCTTTTGAGATCTGTGCCAAGTTTTGTTATGGTATGATTGTCACGCTCAATGCCTACAATGTCATTGCAGCCCGCTGCGCTGCAGAGTACTTGGAGATGCATGAAACTGTCGACAAGGGTAATCTCATCTACAAGATTGAGGTCTTCCTCAGCTCAAGCATTTTCCGGAGTTGGAAGGACTCTATCATTGTTCTTGGTACTACAAAGGCTCACTTGCCTTGGTCAGAGGATCTTAAGCTGGTTAGCCACTGCATTGACTCCATTGCTTCGAAAGCCTCCACTGACACCTCCAAGGTTGAGTGGTCATATTCATACAATCGCAAGAAGCTCCCAACTGAGAATGGCCTTGATTTGGAATGGAATGGAGTCAAGAAGCAGCAGTTTGTGCCGCATGATTGGTGGGTCGAGGATCTCGCAGATCTTGACATTGATTCATACAAGCAAGTCATAACAGCAATCAAGACCAAGGGTATGGTGCCCAAGGATGTGATTGGGGAGGCAATCAAGGCTTACACATACAAGAAGCTCCCTTCCTTAAGTAAGGTTTCAATGGTCCATGGCGACGCAAAAGTTCGGGCCATGCTAGTTACCATCACATGCTTGTTGCCATCAGAGAAAGGATCAGTTTCATGCAGCTTCCTCTTAAAGCTACTGAAAGCAACAAATTTGCTAAAATGTGGAGAGCTCTGCAGGAAAGAGCTTATGAAGCGTATTGGACGGCAACTAGATGAAGCGTCCGTGTCGGATCTTCTGATTCCTACAGTGGATGGGGAGACCACAGTTTATGACATTGACATGATACTCAGTATAGTGGAAGAATTTGTCAGGCAAGACAGTAAGAATGCTCAGAAACATAATGGTGGTGAAGTGGACAGTCATGTCCAAGCACCTAGTGCATCCATGATCAAAGTGGCTAAAGTGGTTGATGGGTATCTTGCTGAGGTTGCAAAAGATCCAAATACACCCATTTTGAAGTTCATTCATCTAGCCGAGACAATGTCGATAAATTCAAGGCCAGTTCATGATGGGCTATACCGCGCCATCGACATGTATCTGAAG GAGCACCCAAGCTTGGGAAAGAATGAGAAGAAGAAGCTGTGCAGCCTCATGGACTGCAAGAAACTCTCACCGGACGCGTGTGCTCACGCGGTGCAGAACGAGCGGCTGCCACTGAGGACCGTGGTGCAGGTGCTGTACCACGAGCAGACGAGGGCTTCTGCGGCGGTCACCATCCGAGCCGACAGCATCTGCGTCGGCTCGTACGAGAGCTCGAGGTCAGGCGCCACCACCAACACGGAGGACGAGTGGGACGGCGTCATGGCCGTGGAAGACCTCAGCCTGTCCACCAAGACCACCACCAAGCTAGACGGCGCAGCCAATAGCCATTGCAGCAACGGCAAGGCGACGAAAGGCGGCGCGTCGACGCCGAAGAAGGCGGCTCAccggaagacgacgacggtgcCAACCGGCAAAGGGCAGTCCGGTGAGCGCAGCAGCTCGGACTCGTCGGACAGTGCGATCTTGCAGAAGCTGGAGCTTCCCAAGAGGACCCCCTCCAGGAGCACGAAGCCGGCTGCTGTGTAG
- the LOC127767428 gene encoding probable N-acetyltransferase HLS1 yields the protein MQSSRVERERERERDRYGCEIDRSIDRIYAMMRDEEEEEGVVIIIREYDPSRDRAGTEAVDRECDVGPTGGMSLHADLLGDPVARIRHSPDYLMLVAETTSGATGGRIIVGIIRGTVKSVATGKSCPGAPAVASVGYILGLRVAPSHRRMGLALRMVRRMEAWFERMGAEYAYMATDKSNEASLRLFTVRCGYSKFRTPSLLVHPVHAHRRRVPRRAAVFRLGARDAERLYDGRFAHVEFFPADIGAVLGNQLSIGTFLAVIDDDGRWRHGEWRGAERFLASPPASWALASLWDCGGVFRLELRGASRLRRAAAAATRALDRAARWMRVPSVPDFFRPFSGWFVYGLGGDGPDAAVAAEALFATFVNMARGRAAAVAVEVAACDPLRRRIPHWRRLSCTEDLWCMKRLGRVGESDGWDWARSPPGLSIFVDPREV from the exons ATGCAGAGCAGCagagtcgagagagagagagagagagagagagatcgatacGGTTGcgagattgatcgatcgatcgatcggatatATGCCATGATGAgagatgaagaggaggaggaaggggtggTGATCATCATCCGGGAGTACGACCCATCGAGAGACCGCGCCGGCACGGAGGCCGTCGACCGGGAGTGCGACGTCGGCCCGACCGGCGGCATGTCGCTCCACGCCGACCTGCTCGGCGATCCCGTCGCCCGCATTCGCCACTCCCCTGACTACCTCATGTTG GTAGCTGAGACGACGTCGGGCGCCACCGGCGGACGGATCATCGTCGGCATCATCAGAGGCACCGTGAAGTCGGTCGCCACCGGCAAGAGCTGCCCGGGCGcccccgccgtcgccagcgTCGGCTACATTCTCGGACTCCGCGTCGCGCCGAGCCACAG GAGGATGGGGTTGGCGCTGCGGATGGTGCGGCGGATGGAGGCGTGGTTCGAGCGGATGGGAGCCGAGTACGCGTACATGGCCACCGACAAGTCCAACGAGGCGTCGCTGCGGCTGTTCACGGTGCGGTGCGGCTACTCCAAGTTCCGGACGCCGTCGCTGCTGGTGCACCCCGTGcacgcgcaccgccgccgcgtcccgcgccgcgcggccgtGTTCCGCCTCGGCGCCCGCGACGCCGAGCGGCTGTACGACGGCAGGTTCGCGCACGTCGAGTTCTTCCCCGCCGACATCGGCGCCGTGCTGGGGAACCAGCTCTCCATCGGCACGTTCCTCGCCGtcatcgacgacgacgggagGTGGCGCCACGGCGAGTGGCGCGGGGCCGAGCGCTTCCTGGCGTCCCCGCCGGCGTCGTGGGCGCTGGCGAGCCTCTGGGACTGCGGGGGCGTGTTCCGCCTCGAGCTGCGCGGCGCGTCGCGCcttcgccgcgccgcggcggccgcgacgcgcGCGCTGGACCGCGCGGCGAGGTGGATGCGCGTCCCGTCCGTGCCGGACTTCTTCCGCCCGTTCTCCGGGTGGTTCGTGTacggcctcggcggcgacggccccgacgccgcggtggccgccgaggCGCTGTTCGCGACGTTCGTCAACATGGCGCGCGGCAGggcggccgccgtggccgtCGAGGTGGCGGCCTGCgacccgctccgccgccgcatcccgcacTGGCGCCGCCTCTCGTGCACCGAGGACCTGTGGTGCATGAAGCGGCTGGGCCGCGTCGGCGAATCGGACGGCTGGGATTGGGCCAGGTCACCTCCTGGCCTCTCCATCTTCGTTGACCCCAGAGAagtgtaa
- the LOC127767427 gene encoding QWRF motif-containing protein 2, with protein sequence MVAAAAAATAPDPAHPARPPLTPALDKPNSAPAARRPARSSKPVSSRYLSAAASPTSSTSSSSSTSSSSAPSSNRRSLSAQRARSSTPPPQHSTSPTPAPAAAAAAVAVASGGLTATTMRSLSVSFQGESFFYQTSRAPRAASPSSPGGRRGPTPERRKSVSSVPEAENTRPQHRWPAAKPKASDPLARSLDCSLDRKDSILAAVHLLRRSMAFDSTTSLSPSDPAAAAAAAHDLSASSDTDSVSSGSNSGAGDPPRRGISVPARFWQETNSRLRRLPEPGLPLPSSSGRRSFSDSQMSPRLPGRSPSPSRGSRGMASPARGRSGEASPNGHTMQAPANAPSIISFAAEVRRAKKGENRIEEAHRLRLLDNRHLQWRCINARTDAALLVQSFNAEKTLHSAWKEISKLRDNVSSKRSKLQLLKQKLKLFAILRRQIYYLDEWSHIEKHHSSALSAAIEALKASTLRLPVVGGAKADAQGVKEAVNSAVDVMHTMASSMCTLLSKVEGTSSVVSELAKLATQEQMLLDQSRDLLSMVAAIHVKQCSLQAHMLQRKQKQSQTRV encoded by the exons ATGGTGGCTGCTGCGGCAGCGGCTACCGCGCCAGATCCGGCGCAccccgcgcgcccgccgctcACGCCGGCCCTCGACAAGCCCaactccgcccccgccgcgcgccgccccgcgcgctCCAGCAAGCCGGTCTCGTCTCGCTACCTGtcggcggccgcgtcgccgacctcctccacctcgtcgtcgtcgtcgacgtcgtcgtcgtccgcgccGTCGTCGAACCGCCGCTCGCTCTCCGCGCAGCGCGCGAGGTCGTCCACCCCCCCGCCGCAGCACTCGACGTCGCCCACCCcggcccccgcggcggcggcggcggcggtggcggtggcttcGGGGGGCTTGACGGCGACCACGATGCGGAGCCTCTCGGTGTCGTTCCAGGGGGAGTCCTTCTTCTACCAGAcgtcgcgcgcgccgcgggcggcgtcgccgtcgtccccaggcgggcggcgcgggccCACGCCGGAGCGGCGGAAGAGCGTGTCGTCGGTGCCCGAGGCCGAGAACACGCGGCCGCAGCaccgatggccggcggcgaagcccaAGGCGTCGGACCCCCTCGCCCGCAGCCTCGACTGCAGCCTGGACCGCAAGGACTCCATCCTGGCTGCCGTCCACCTGCTCCGCCGCTCCATGGCGTTCGACTCCACCACATCCCTCTCCCCTTCggacccggccgccgccgccgccgcggcccacgACCTCTCTGCATCCTCCGACACCGACAGCGTTTCATCCGGCAGCAACTCGGGGGCCGGTGATCCCCCACGCCGCGGCATCAGCGTGCCGGCGAGGTTCTGGCAGGAGACCAACAGCCGCCTTCGCCGGCTTCCAGAACCAGGGCTACCGCTACCATCATCCTCTGGCAGGAGATCGTTCTCAGACAGTCAAATGTCACCGAGACTGCCTGGCCGCTCTCCATCTCCAAGCCGCGGAAGCAGGGGCATGGCGAGCCCAGCAAGAGGGCGGAGTGGGGAGGCATCACCCAATGGTCACACAATGCAGGCGCCGGCAAATGCGCCATCTATCATCAGCTTTGCTGCAGAGGTGAGGAGGGcgaaaaagggggagaacagaaTTGAGGAGGCACACAGGCTGCGGCTGCTCGATAATCGACATTTGCAGTGGCGATGCATCAATGCTCGGACAGATGCAGCTCTCCTGGTGCAGAGCTTCAATGCTGAG AAAACTCTGCACAGTGCATGGAAGGAAATATCAAAATTACGAGACAATGTCAGTTCTAAAAGGAGCAAACTCCAGCTTCTAAAACAAAAGCTCAAACTGTTCGCTATTCTTAGAAGACAG ATATACTATCTAGACGAGTGGTCTCATATTGAAAAACATCATTCAAGTGCTTTGTCAGCAGCAATCGAAGCACTGAAGGCTAGTACTCTCCGTCTTCCAGTTGTTGGTGGTGCGAAG GCTGATGCCCAAGGTGTGAAGGAAGCTGTTAACTCAGCGGTGGACGTGATGCACACAATGGCATCCTCAATGTGTACTTTGTTGTCTAAG GTGGAAGGAACAAGCTCTGTGGTGTCTGAGCTTGCCAAACTTGCAACACAAGAACAAATGTTGTTGGATCAATCAAGAGATCTCTTGTCCATGGTCGCAGCAATACAT GTTAAACAGTGTAGCTTGCAAGCTCATATGCTACAACGAAAGCAAAAGCAGAGCCAGACACGGGTGTAG